The following are from one region of the Gammaproteobacteria bacterium genome:
- the cas3 gene encoding CRISPR-associated helicase Cas3' has protein sequence MDNSDAMTYIAHQRKSDGKEQSLEAHLLEVSIIAKSLAAKIGLQNQGELIGLLHDLGKYSDEFQIYLKSAVGLIDQDEDDYVDAKSKKGKVDHSTAGAQLIWQEFSKHGELGKVVGQILALCIASHHSGLIDCLSSDTKSLGADNFTRRIRKSDDRTHLREAMDKMDDTVKARFHELVNSPEEIINGIKESIGKIVRGESRGDERIIRFKVGLLVRYMFSCLIDADRINSADFEKPHAAKARRHGQYGNWTHLINRLDMRLSSFVAKHPIDELRLSISQHCRDKAEKGKGIYTLTVPTGGGKTLASLRFALHHAKKHKMDRVIYAIPFTSIIDQNADVVLKILEPDGVKTGSVVLEHHSNLMPEEENWITKILVENWDAPVIYTTNVQMLETLFGAGTRGARRLHQLANAVLVFDEIQTLPVNCIHLFCNAINYLVEHCGTTVVLCTATQPLMDMVEQSKGALRIPPSNEIMPDVGELFRKLKRVEVLNRRKPGGWSDKEVATLAMEEARKANSCLVIVNTKKSAQAIFQLCRDEKTAMPIYHLSTSMCPVHRRAILAEIRQRLKAQEAILCVSTQLIEAGVDVDFGAVIRSVAGLDSIAQAAGRCNRNGLRDIGHVHVVNLSEERVDMLVDIACGQRVTERLLDEFEKDPAQFDNDLLSPSAIACYFNYYFAERRGEMDYPVSSKVLGHDDTLLNLLAGNANAAEEFHRCHGTPFNLYLRQSFMAAAKAFNSIDAPTRGVIVPYGSAGKKLIGELCGAFEVEKQFKLLRRAQQYTVNVFPHQLEKLQKENALHEIQTGVDILYLSDARYYNEDFGLSLEPKGIMEALCVCSS, from the coding sequence ATGGACAATAGCGACGCGATGACCTACATTGCACATCAACGAAAGTCAGATGGAAAAGAGCAAAGTTTAGAGGCTCATCTACTTGAGGTTTCGATAATTGCAAAGTCACTGGCAGCCAAGATTGGCTTGCAGAATCAAGGCGAGCTGATTGGTCTGCTCCATGACTTGGGCAAGTACAGCGATGAGTTTCAGATTTATCTGAAATCGGCCGTGGGTTTGATCGACCAAGACGAAGATGATTATGTTGATGCGAAGAGCAAGAAAGGAAAGGTAGACCATTCCACAGCTGGTGCGCAGCTAATTTGGCAAGAATTTTCTAAGCACGGCGAGCTTGGAAAAGTCGTTGGTCAGATACTCGCCTTGTGCATCGCATCCCACCATTCAGGCTTGATTGATTGCCTGTCTTCGGACACTAAAAGCTTAGGGGCAGATAACTTCACCAGGAGAATTAGAAAATCAGATGATCGCACCCATCTTCGGGAAGCTATGGACAAAATGGACGATACAGTTAAGGCTCGCTTTCATGAATTAGTGAACAGTCCAGAAGAGATTATTAACGGCATCAAAGAATCCATTGGAAAAATTGTACGTGGAGAAAGCCGTGGCGATGAACGAATTATCCGATTCAAGGTTGGGCTGCTTGTTCGATATATGTTCAGTTGCCTGATTGATGCCGACCGTATCAACAGTGCTGACTTTGAAAAACCACACGCCGCAAAGGCTAGGAGACATGGACAATATGGCAATTGGACGCATTTGATAAATCGGCTTGATATGCGTCTATCAAGTTTTGTTGCCAAACATCCCATCGACGAACTGCGTCTCAGCATCTCTCAACATTGCCGGGACAAAGCAGAGAAGGGCAAAGGTATCTACACCTTGACGGTTCCAACGGGAGGCGGCAAGACTCTCGCCAGCCTGCGCTTTGCTCTGCATCACGCTAAAAAACACAAAATGGATAGGGTGATTTATGCCATTCCTTTTACCTCTATTATCGACCAGAATGCCGACGTGGTTCTGAAAATTCTTGAACCGGATGGAGTGAAAACCGGCAGCGTTGTGCTTGAGCATCATTCCAACCTTATGCCGGAAGAGGAAAATTGGATAACCAAGATATTGGTCGAAAATTGGGATGCACCAGTCATTTACACCACCAACGTACAGATGCTAGAAACGCTGTTCGGTGCGGGTACACGCGGAGCACGGCGGTTGCATCAATTAGCCAATGCCGTATTGGTATTTGATGAAATCCAGACACTACCCGTCAATTGCATTCACCTCTTCTGCAACGCTATCAATTATCTCGTTGAACATTGCGGCACGACAGTCGTGTTATGCACAGCCACACAACCACTCATGGATATGGTCGAGCAATCCAAAGGTGCGCTACGCATTCCACCGAGCAATGAAATCATGCCTGATGTGGGTGAGCTTTTCAGAAAGCTCAAACGGGTCGAAGTTCTCAATCGGAGAAAACCCGGAGGTTGGTCAGATAAGGAAGTTGCAACTCTTGCAATGGAAGAAGCCAGAAAAGCTAATAGCTGCCTAGTGATCGTCAACACCAAGAAATCGGCTCAAGCGATATTTCAGTTGTGCCGCGATGAGAAGACAGCCATGCCGATATATCACTTGAGTACGAGCATGTGTCCAGTTCACCGACGTGCAATTCTGGCGGAAATTCGGCAACGCCTTAAAGCCCAGGAGGCAATACTATGCGTCAGCACCCAATTGATTGAAGCGGGCGTGGATGTGGATTTTGGTGCGGTTATCCGCTCAGTTGCAGGACTGGACTCCATTGCGCAGGCAGCGGGTAGATGCAACCGGAATGGACTGCGTGATATTGGGCATGTCCATGTCGTCAACCTCAGCGAAGAGCGAGTGGATATGCTCGTGGACATCGCTTGTGGGCAGCGTGTTACAGAGCGGCTTCTCGACGAATTTGAAAAAGATCCCGCCCAATTTGACAACGACTTGCTTAGTCCGTCTGCTATAGCTTGCTACTTCAACTACTATTTTGCGGAGCGACGCGGCGAAATGGATTACCCGGTAAGCAGTAAAGTATTGGGACATGACGACACGTTGTTAAATCTGCTTGCTGGCAATGCCAATGCAGCAGAGGAATTTCACCGTTGTCATGGCACGCCTTTCAATCTGTATCTTCGTCAGTCATTCATGGCTGCTGCCAAGGCGTTCAACTCGATTGATGCGCCGACTCGGGGTGTTATCGTTCCCTACGGAAGTGCGGGAAAAAAATTGATTGGTGAGCTTTGCGGGGCATTCGAGGTTGAAAAGCAATTTAAACTCTTGCGCCGGGCGCAGCAATATACCGTCAACGTATTTCCTCACCAGTTGGAAAAGCTACAAAAGGAGAATGCCTTGCATGAAATACAAACGGGGGTGGATATTCTTTATCTATCAGATGCCCGCTACTACAACGAAGATTTTGGGCTGAGTTTAGAGCCCAAAGGAATAATGGAGGCTCTTTGTGTCTGTTCCAGCTAG
- a CDS encoding YafY family transcriptional regulator, whose product MDRFDRIYALHKELRNARYPVPGQIFQQRLECSRATLNRIIEDMRNFIGAPIVYDRKANGYHYTQSGEHPYELPGLWFNASELYALLAVQQLLNQTQPGLLETHLSPLRKRIETILETEHLGSGELPSRVRILYSTARRITGESFQTVAGALMQRKRLHLCYLGREKNQLTEREISPQRLVHYRDNWYVDGWCHQRQALRSFSIDRIQNARTLNNPAEDINDTQLDLHFTSAYGIFAGQATHTAILRFTPERARWVADEQWHPAQQGSWLKDGSYELRIPYGDSRELIMDILKYGPDVEVVGPEGLRKEVVERLWEALKGYGRDV is encoded by the coding sequence ATGGATCGCTTCGACCGCATCTACGCCCTGCACAAAGAACTGCGTAACGCACGTTATCCTGTGCCGGGGCAGATTTTTCAACAGCGCCTCGAATGCTCCCGCGCCACGTTAAATCGCATCATCGAAGACATGCGAAATTTCATCGGCGCACCCATCGTCTATGATCGCAAAGCCAACGGCTATCATTACACACAAAGCGGCGAACATCCCTACGAACTCCCTGGCCTCTGGTTCAACGCCTCCGAACTTTATGCCCTGCTCGCCGTGCAGCAATTACTGAATCAAACCCAGCCCGGCTTATTGGAAACGCATCTTTCCCCATTACGCAAACGCATCGAAACCATCCTCGAAACCGAACACCTCGGCAGCGGCGAACTCCCCAGCCGCGTACGCATTCTATACAGCACCGCACGGCGCATCACAGGCGAATCTTTCCAAACTGTCGCCGGCGCCCTAATGCAACGCAAACGCCTGCATCTCTGTTACCTCGGGCGCGAAAAAAACCAACTCACCGAACGCGAAATCTCACCGCAACGGCTCGTCCACTACCGCGACAACTGGTACGTAGACGGCTGGTGCCACCAACGGCAAGCCCTGCGCAGCTTCTCCATCGACCGCATTCAAAACGCCCGCACACTAAACAACCCCGCTGAAGACATCAACGACACCCAACTCGACCTTCACTTCACCAGCGCTTATGGCATCTTCGCAGGCCAAGCCACCCACACCGCCATACTCCGTTTCACCCCCGAGCGCGCCCGCTGGGTAGCCGACGAGCAATGGCACCCCGCCCAGCAAGGGAGCTGGTTGAAAGACGGCAGCTATGAATTGCGCATACCCTACGGTGATTCTCGTGAATTGATCATGGATATCCTGAAATACGGGCCAGACGTGGAAGTGGTGGGGCCGGAGGGGTTACGGAAGGAGGTTGTTGAGCGGTTATGGGAGGCATTGAAGGGATATGGCCGCGACGTATAA
- a CDS encoding MFS transporter, with translation MKKPLPRTVVILGLVSFFNDLASEMVTPLIPILLATVLGAGPVALGLIEGMADAVSSLLKLWSGRFSDVLGGRRKWLTFYGYLISNIARPALGLIGSWWMMAGLRSIDRVGKGIRTAPRDALVSDAAAPEIRGYAYGFQRALDNAGGMGGSLLAAAVLTLSSLSLSQVILWSAIPGFAGVLLIAFGIKEKTKEIDPPQREPLPPLSWRLLSAPMRRYLMVLVIFTFARASETFIVLRGNELGMGVVELLLLWAALNGAKSVSSWRGGKLADALGLERLVLIGWVAYSVGFLLLGAVSQTTTLWAAAITYGFLAGLSEGGERALIGAFAGADERGTAFGWYNMALGLAAIPAGLLFGGIWHFWGAGVAFTAAGLFAALAALLLHFWARVSLKH, from the coding sequence ATGAAAAAGCCCCTTCCTCGCACTGTTGTCATTCTCGGGCTGGTCAGTTTTTTTAATGACCTGGCCTCGGAAATGGTGACACCACTGATTCCCATCCTGCTTGCAACCGTGCTCGGCGCGGGACCTGTTGCGCTGGGGTTGATCGAAGGGATGGCCGATGCGGTGTCGAGTCTTCTCAAGCTCTGGTCGGGCAGATTCTCTGATGTGCTGGGCGGAAGGCGCAAGTGGCTGACATTTTATGGCTACCTGATTTCCAACATCGCCCGGCCAGCGCTGGGTCTGATTGGAAGTTGGTGGATGATGGCGGGTCTGCGCAGTATTGACAGGGTGGGGAAGGGCATTCGCACGGCTCCCCGCGACGCCCTTGTGTCGGATGCAGCGGCGCCGGAAATCAGGGGCTATGCCTACGGTTTTCAGCGTGCGCTGGACAATGCCGGAGGTATGGGTGGCAGCCTGCTCGCTGCCGCTGTACTGACGTTGTCATCCCTGTCATTGTCCCAAGTCATACTCTGGTCAGCCATTCCAGGGTTTGCCGGGGTCTTGCTGATTGCCTTTGGCATTAAAGAGAAGACCAAGGAGATCGATCCTCCGCAACGAGAGCCTCTCCCGCCTTTGAGCTGGCGGCTGCTTTCGGCGCCGATGCGGCGTTATCTGATGGTGTTGGTGATTTTTACGTTCGCCCGTGCTTCCGAGACATTCATCGTGTTGCGCGGCAATGAGTTGGGCATGGGAGTGGTTGAGTTGCTACTGCTGTGGGCTGCGCTGAATGGCGCCAAGTCGGTATCCTCGTGGCGGGGCGGCAAATTGGCTGATGCCCTGGGGCTGGAAAGGCTGGTGCTGATAGGTTGGGTGGCCTACTCTGTCGGCTTCTTGTTGTTAGGCGCGGTGTCGCAAACTACCACCTTGTGGGCGGCGGCGATTACCTATGGTTTTCTGGCAGGTCTGAGCGAGGGAGGAGAGCGCGCGTTGATTGGCGCCTTTGCGGGGGCCGACGAACGCGGCACGGCCTTTGGCTGGTACAACATGGCATTGGGTTTGGCCGCTATTCCCGCAGGCCTGCTGTTTGGCGGGATCTGGCATTTCTGGGGCGCAGGCGTGGCATTCACCGCCGCAGGCCTGTTCGCGGCACTTGCTGCACTGTTATTGCATTTCTGGGCGAGGGTTTCTCTGAAACACTGA
- a CDS encoding phage holin family protein, with product MMTAAFNPVLALLLRWAIITLALWVASYLFSGISFASAGALWVSALLLGFANAIIRPVLVILTLPLSVLTLGFFLLIINTSMLLLVAWLVPGFTIDGFWTGFFVALFISIFGFFSNLLIGK from the coding sequence ATGATGACGGCCGCGTTCAATCCGGTACTCGCGCTGCTGTTGCGCTGGGCGATCATCACCCTTGCCTTATGGGTGGCAAGTTACCTGTTTTCAGGCATTTCCTTCGCGAGCGCTGGCGCGCTCTGGGTGTCCGCCCTGCTGCTTGGCTTCGCCAATGCCATTATCCGCCCCGTGCTGGTCATCCTGACCTTGCCATTATCGGTGCTCACCCTGGGGTTTTTCCTGCTGATCATCAATACGTCGATGTTGTTGCTGGTGGCATGGCTGGTGCCAGGCTTTACTATCGATGGGTTTTGGACCGGTTTTTTTGTTGCGTTGTTTATTTCCATTTTCGGCTTTTTTAGCAACCTGCTCATCGGCAAATAG
- a CDS encoding HDOD domain-containing protein — translation MTVSPHEIVAGTLRLVSLPEVFLRVNEMIDNPHYSAADIGRVISQDAGLTARLLKIVNSSFYGFPGKIDTVSRAITIVGMHELRDLILATSVVKLFSGLPNDIVTMDSFWRHSIGCALVARGLAARRGESHAERFFVEGLLHDVGSLLIYRKIPELAREALLRASHGSETLCQAERAVMGFDHATVGGELLRAWKLPAHLEEAVAFHHTPLLAPQFPLDAAITHLANIIASAVQFGSSGNRHVAPFESVAWDLVGLSEDVVEPVVIEAETRFSEALRLVYPDAA, via the coding sequence ATGACAGTTAGCCCACACGAGATCGTTGCAGGCACACTCCGCCTGGTGTCACTGCCAGAGGTATTCCTGCGCGTTAATGAGATGATCGACAACCCGCACTATTCGGCTGCTGACATCGGGCGGGTAATCAGCCAGGATGCGGGATTAACGGCACGCTTGCTGAAAATAGTTAACAGTTCTTTTTATGGTTTCCCAGGCAAGATTGATACGGTGTCCCGGGCCATTACCATCGTTGGCATGCATGAATTGCGCGATTTGATTCTAGCGACATCGGTCGTCAAATTGTTTTCAGGTTTGCCGAATGATATCGTCACCATGGACAGTTTCTGGCGCCACAGCATTGGCTGCGCCCTAGTGGCGCGCGGACTGGCGGCGCGGCGTGGTGAATCCCATGCGGAAAGATTTTTCGTGGAAGGACTGCTGCATGATGTGGGCAGCTTGCTGATCTACCGCAAAATCCCTGAACTGGCGCGTGAGGCGCTGTTGCGGGCATCGCATGGCAGCGAGACGCTCTGCCAGGCGGAGCGAGCGGTGATGGGGTTTGACCATGCCACTGTGGGAGGAGAACTGCTGCGCGCATGGAAGTTGCCCGCGCATCTGGAAGAGGCGGTAGCCTTCCATCACACACCTTTGCTGGCACCACAATTCCCGCTGGACGCGGCGATAACCCATCTTGCCAACATTATTGCGAGTGCTGTGCAATTCGGCAGCAGCGGCAACCGTCATGTGGCGCCTTTTGAATCCGTGGCGTGGGATCTCGTCGGCCTTTCGGAGGATGTGGTCGAACCGGTGGTTATCGAGGCGGAGACGCGATTCAGTGAGGCGCTGCGCCTGGTCTATCCGGATGCGGCGTAG